From a region of the uncultured Desulfatiglans sp. genome:
- a CDS encoding ABC-type branched-chain amino acid transport system, periplasmic component, protein MKGGDGFLGAAEAGSSDIGHCFIFLKEKGEEIMKKGFFLKLLAVALCVGWVFGFSGFASADQIKLGGIMDTTGGTSDVGKDYAIGMDEAFKYFNEQGGVNGKEIKYTWFDYGYRIPEAITKYKLLKRLGVLAIMGWGTGDTEALSPTVNKDEIPYISASYSAHLTDPAKSRYNIFFSSDYSTNARAALTAWFDKRWPQKADYGKRKPRFACAYMFASPYCSAPIKAIKDQAALLGFDIGDDQDVSLFALDTKSQIMALKTFAPDVVWHGNTTMSVSATIRDAYSLGLGADWIVNNFGFDENLPRLAGEAAEGVMGATPCAFYGQESKNMDIVVAAAKKYNPSVPQNKRLNRTIQAWCDAIITVEAMKRADSAGQLTGPGMMVKGFETMDKFEIGLAAAPVTYTATDHRPTTGCLIQEYKGGKFQVVERVDLKERWPDKWEKEWLGW, encoded by the coding sequence ATGAAAGGAGGTGACGGGTTTCTGGGTGCCGCTGAAGCTGGGTCGAGTGACATAGGCCATTGTTTCATCTTTTTAAAAGAGAAGGGGGAAGAGATCATGAAGAAAGGATTTTTCCTGAAGTTACTGGCGGTTGCACTGTGTGTTGGATGGGTGTTCGGATTCTCGGGCTTCGCGTCGGCCGATCAGATCAAATTGGGCGGGATCATGGACACGACCGGCGGGACCTCCGACGTCGGGAAGGATTACGCCATCGGCATGGACGAGGCATTCAAGTATTTCAACGAACAGGGAGGCGTCAACGGGAAAGAGATCAAATACACCTGGTTCGACTACGGTTATCGGATTCCCGAGGCCATCACCAAGTACAAGCTGCTGAAGCGGCTCGGTGTGCTGGCGATCATGGGGTGGGGAACCGGTGATACGGAGGCCCTTTCGCCGACCGTCAACAAGGACGAGATCCCCTATATTTCGGCCTCCTACTCGGCCCATTTGACCGATCCGGCCAAGTCCCGCTACAACATCTTCTTCTCCTCCGATTATTCCACCAATGCACGGGCCGCCTTGACGGCCTGGTTCGACAAGCGCTGGCCCCAGAAGGCCGATTACGGGAAGCGCAAGCCGCGTTTCGCCTGCGCCTACATGTTTGCCTCTCCTTATTGCAGCGCCCCCATCAAGGCAATCAAGGATCAGGCCGCCCTGCTGGGTTTCGACATCGGCGACGATCAGGACGTGTCGCTGTTCGCCCTGGACACCAAGAGCCAGATCATGGCGCTCAAGACCTTCGCGCCGGATGTCGTCTGGCATGGCAACACCACCATGTCCGTTTCCGCGACTATTCGTGACGCCTATTCCCTCGGGTTGGGCGCCGACTGGATCGTCAACAACTTTGGCTTCGACGAAAACCTGCCGCGCTTGGCCGGTGAGGCCGCCGAAGGCGTGATGGGCGCGACCCCGTGCGCCTTTTACGGTCAGGAATCCAAAAACATGGATATCGTTGTGGCCGCTGCGAAGAAGTACAATCCGAGCGTTCCCCAGAACAAGCGGTTGAACAGGACCATTCAGGCCTGGTGCGATGCCATCATCACCGTCGAGGCCATGAAGCGCGCCGACAGTGCAGGTCAGCTGACCGGACCCGGCATGATGGTCAAGGGCTTCGAGACGATGGACAAGTTCGAGATCGGGCTCGCCGCCGCGCCGGTCACCTACACGGCGACGGACCACCGCCCGACTACCGGTTGCCTCATTCAGGAATACAAGGGCGGGAAATTCCAGGTGGTCGAGCGTGTGGATCTGAAGGAGCGCTGGCCGGATAAATGGGAAAAGGAGTGGCTGGGCTGGTAG
- a CDS encoding Amino acid or sugar ABC transport system, permease protein, producing MSSVWLPCGDYHQSYTEDQGWWQSSFIKGKMILLLLTIFVVIPWLIPEYWMSVATMVGYTAMGALGVQLLIGFAGLITLGHAAFIAVGAYTSTLLILQFPWPQILLDWGLAYPVSILAAGFAAGMWSVLFGLPSAKVKGFYLILTTMAAQFVTVDFILTQYVSQIGGRGQAFSLPPGTIKIGPWPIENERQIYYLMAVLLTLMVIVLANLLRSKPGRAWVAIRDNDIAAEAMGINIVYYKLLAFFVAGFMAGIAGAFWVSNTAALSPEHFPWFWSLWLVGVILIGGVGSIHGAIFGSIFMVVIMELLQAVVIPLSIYYPKLLFDFAYIKDAAFGLAICGFLIYEPNGLAYRWWQVKNYFNLWPFSY from the coding sequence ATGTCAAGCGTCTGGTTGCCATGCGGGGACTACCATCAGAGCTACACTGAAGATCAGGGATGGTGGCAGTCGAGCTTCATCAAAGGCAAGATGATCCTGCTGCTGCTGACGATATTCGTGGTGATCCCGTGGCTGATTCCCGAGTACTGGATGAGTGTGGCGACCATGGTGGGTTATACGGCGATGGGGGCCCTCGGGGTACAACTCTTGATCGGGTTCGCTGGCCTCATTACCCTTGGCCACGCTGCTTTCATCGCGGTGGGCGCCTATACGAGCACCCTTTTGATCCTGCAGTTCCCCTGGCCCCAAATCCTGCTCGACTGGGGGCTGGCCTACCCCGTTTCGATCCTTGCGGCCGGATTTGCGGCGGGGATGTGGAGCGTCCTCTTCGGTCTGCCTTCAGCCAAGGTCAAAGGATTCTATCTGATCTTGACGACCATGGCGGCGCAGTTCGTCACAGTGGATTTCATCCTGACGCAGTACGTCAGTCAGATCGGCGGGCGCGGTCAGGCCTTTTCCCTCCCGCCCGGTACGATCAAGATCGGGCCGTGGCCGATTGAAAACGAACGGCAGATCTATTATCTCATGGCGGTGCTGCTGACCTTGATGGTCATCGTTCTGGCCAATCTGCTCCGTTCCAAACCTGGCAGGGCCTGGGTGGCGATCCGCGACAACGACATCGCCGCGGAGGCCATGGGGATCAACATCGTCTATTACAAGCTGCTTGCCTTCTTCGTCGCCGGTTTCATGGCAGGGATCGCCGGCGCCTTCTGGGTGAGCAACACGGCGGCGCTCAGCCCGGAGCATTTCCCATGGTTCTGGTCCCTCTGGCTGGTCGGGGTGATTTTGATCGGGGGTGTGGGTTCCATCCATGGGGCGATCTTCGGATCCATTTTCATGGTGGTTATCATGGAGCTCCTGCAGGCGGTGGTGATTCCTCTCTCGATTTATTATCCCAAACTGCTTTTCGATTTCGCTTATATCAAGGATGCGGCCTTCGGGCTCGCCATCTGCGGCTTTTTGATTTATGAACCGAATGGTTTGGCTTATCGCTGGTGGCAGGTCAAAAACTACTTCAACCTTTGGCCGTTTTCGTATTGA
- a CDS encoding Amino acid or sugar ABC transport system, permease protein — translation MELFLMTLTTGVMVGGIYALVALGWVLIYKCSGVLNLAMGELTIIGAYVSLTFYNLGIPFILAVILTLLVGIILGILTERIFLDKLIGEPILAVIMVTVGLSFFFKGVVQFIWATDTRVFTPPVFSIQPISIGFLKVSPVYLWSFILAILLLIVFVAFFKYTRWGLSMQATADDETAALSLGVSARFVYAAAWAIAFMSAGVGGALLGNINGINMSVGYLGLLVLPAVVLGGLNSVPGAIVGGIVIGLLQNFAGTYLDEYFPGGVKEIVPFAFMAVFLLFKPYGLWGWERIERV, via the coding sequence ATGGAACTTTTCTTGATGACGTTGACCACCGGAGTCATGGTCGGAGGGATCTATGCCCTGGTGGCCCTGGGCTGGGTACTGATTTACAAGTGTTCAGGCGTCCTCAATCTCGCCATGGGGGAGCTGACGATCATCGGCGCTTACGTCTCACTGACTTTTTATAATCTTGGGATTCCATTTATCCTGGCTGTCATCCTGACGCTCTTAGTGGGAATCATCCTTGGAATCCTGACGGAGCGGATCTTCCTCGATAAGCTCATTGGCGAGCCGATCCTGGCTGTCATCATGGTGACGGTGGGATTGTCCTTTTTTTTCAAAGGCGTGGTGCAGTTCATATGGGCCACGGATACCCGCGTTTTCACCCCGCCCGTTTTTTCTATCCAGCCCATCAGCATCGGTTTTTTGAAGGTTTCCCCCGTTTATCTGTGGTCGTTCATTCTGGCCATCCTGTTGCTAATCGTATTTGTGGCCTTCTTCAAGTACACCCGGTGGGGTCTGTCAATGCAGGCTACTGCGGATGACGAGACCGCCGCGTTGTCGCTCGGTGTGAGTGCGAGGTTCGTTTATGCCGCGGCTTGGGCCATCGCCTTCATGAGCGCCGGAGTGGGAGGGGCGCTGCTTGGAAATATCAACGGAATCAATATGTCGGTGGGGTATCTGGGCCTCCTGGTTCTACCGGCCGTTGTACTCGGCGGCCTGAATTCGGTGCCGGGGGCGATCGTCGGCGGCATCGTCATCGGGCTCCTCCAGAACTTTGCCGGGACCTATCTCGACGAATATTTCCCCGGCGGCGTAAAGGAGATCGTACCCTTCGCCTTCATGGCGGTGTTTCTTCTGTTCAAGCCCTATGGGCTTTGGGGCTGGGAAAGGATCGAGCGGGTCTGA
- a CDS encoding AMP-binding enzyme: MNGTGIEITKHLTIPKLFSSQCKRYGSGKVAMREKEFGIWRPFTWQDYYDNVKYLSLGMVKMGLKRGDKVAMIGDNRPEGLWAEMAALCAGGIAVWLFQDCMMEEVKYIIDHSDATFFVGETQEEVDKALAIKDACPKLRWVLWDDPKGMRNYDQDFLMSIPRVQELGRQLDKEDPGLFERLIEEGHGDDVCLLFYTSGTTALPKGALLSHWNMLTMGQNLMSVDPCYDTDDFVSYLPFAWIGEQMMSISCGLQVGFTINFPEEPETAQENIREIGPHVMFAPPRLYEGMTRKVQVKYIDSTWIKRKIYGFSTKVGYKVANMHFEKEPIPWHLKLLQWVAYVAMQKKLKDHLGMSRLRHAYTGGAAMGPDHFRFFHALGVNLKQIYGQTEIAGISIVHRDGDIKFDTVGTPIPDTEVKITEEGEILSRSPSVFLGYYKNDEATKKTLVDGWLYSGDRGFIDEDGHLVVFDRSKDVMTLNDGRPFSPQYLETRLKFSPFIQEAWVIGDKRPYVTAVMCIDYAVVGKWADERKLNYTSYTELSQKPEVYDLVQNQIEEANKDLPGPAKIHKFVNLYKAFDADDEELTRTSKLKRAFVENRYQDIVKGLYSENDVVHMDTTITYEDGREQRIKTDLRIQKINL, encoded by the coding sequence ATGAATGGAACCGGGATAGAAATAACCAAGCATCTGACTATCCCCAAGCTCTTCTCGAGCCAGTGCAAGCGTTACGGCAGCGGCAAGGTGGCCATGCGGGAGAAGGAATTCGGCATCTGGCGGCCTTTCACATGGCAGGATTATTATGACAACGTCAAGTATCTCAGCCTCGGTATGGTGAAGATGGGGCTGAAGCGGGGCGACAAGGTCGCGATGATCGGCGACAACCGCCCCGAGGGCCTCTGGGCGGAGATGGCGGCCCTCTGCGCGGGCGGGATTGCGGTCTGGCTCTTCCAGGACTGCATGATGGAAGAGGTGAAATACATCATCGATCACTCGGACGCCACGTTCTTCGTCGGGGAGACGCAGGAAGAGGTTGACAAGGCCCTGGCCATCAAAGATGCCTGCCCGAAGCTGCGCTGGGTGTTGTGGGACGATCCGAAGGGGATGCGGAATTACGATCAGGACTTTCTGATGAGCATCCCCCGGGTCCAGGAACTGGGTCGACAGCTCGACAAAGAAGACCCCGGATTGTTCGAGAGGCTCATAGAGGAGGGACACGGCGATGATGTGTGCCTCCTTTTTTATACCTCGGGGACGACCGCCCTGCCGAAAGGCGCGCTGCTTTCCCACTGGAACATGCTGACCATGGGGCAGAACCTCATGTCCGTGGACCCCTGCTATGACACCGACGACTTCGTGTCCTATCTTCCGTTCGCATGGATCGGGGAGCAGATGATGTCGATTTCGTGCGGCCTTCAGGTGGGCTTCACCATCAATTTTCCCGAAGAGCCCGAGACCGCCCAGGAGAACATCCGCGAGATCGGACCGCACGTCATGTTTGCACCTCCGCGTCTCTATGAAGGGATGACCCGCAAGGTGCAGGTCAAATACATCGATTCGACATGGATCAAACGTAAAATTTACGGATTTTCGACCAAGGTGGGCTACAAGGTCGCCAACATGCACTTCGAAAAGGAGCCTATCCCCTGGCATCTGAAACTGCTGCAGTGGGTCGCCTATGTCGCCATGCAGAAGAAGCTGAAGGACCATCTGGGCATGTCGCGTCTGCGGCACGCCTATACCGGGGGCGCCGCCATGGGGCCGGATCACTTCCGGTTCTTCCACGCCCTGGGTGTCAATCTGAAGCAGATCTACGGCCAGACGGAGATCGCGGGCATCTCGATCGTGCATCGGGACGGCGACATCAAGTTCGACACGGTGGGGACCCCGATACCGGATACCGAAGTGAAGATTACGGAGGAGGGCGAGATCCTCTCCCGCAGCCCCTCCGTATTCCTGGGATACTACAAGAACGATGAGGCCACGAAAAAGACGCTGGTGGACGGCTGGCTCTACTCGGGAGACCGAGGGTTCATCGACGAGGACGGGCATCTGGTGGTCTTCGACCGTTCGAAGGACGTCATGACGCTCAACGACGGACGCCCCTTCTCGCCCCAATACCTCGAGACGCGGCTCAAGTTCAGCCCCTTCATCCAGGAGGCGTGGGTGATCGGAGATAAGCGCCCCTATGTGACAGCCGTCATGTGCATCGACTACGCGGTGGTGGGCAAGTGGGCCGACGAACGTAAGCTCAACTATACGAGCTATACGGAGCTTTCTCAGAAACCGGAGGTCTATGATCTCGTTCAGAACCAGATCGAGGAGGCCAACAAGGACCTTCCCGGGCCTGCGAAGATCCACAAGTTCGTCAACCTTTACAAGGCATTCGATGCGGACGATGAGGAGTTGACGCGTACGAGCAAACTCAAGCGGGCGTTTGTCGAAAACCGGTATCAGGATATCGTCAAAGGGCTCTATTCAGAAAACGACGTCGTCCACATGGATACGACCATTACCTACGAGGATGGCAGGGAACAGCGCATCAAAACGGATCTGCGTATCCAAAAGATCAACCTTTAG
- a CDS encoding ABC transporter, ATP-binding protein: MVQVGELKEGDTLLKLEDVHMHFGKVAALAGVNLEVKKGEIHSIIGPNGAGKTVMMNCINGLYRPQKGNIYLKGERINDLKPHQRAALGLSRTFQKIELFGGMTVLDNIRLGRHIHLKSGILSGSVYLGKTKREELENRQFIEEEIIDLLEIESIRDKTVHMLPYGLQKRVELGRALALNPELLLLDEPLAGLNLEEVEDMARFILDINEEKRWKITCILVEHDMGVVMDISHNVFVLNFGNQITDGPPEKVQKNPEVVKAYLGEEDLYSTRR; the protein is encoded by the coding sequence ATGGTTCAAGTTGGGGAGCTCAAGGAAGGCGACACCCTTTTGAAGCTCGAAGACGTTCACATGCACTTTGGCAAGGTGGCTGCACTGGCAGGTGTCAACCTGGAGGTGAAGAAGGGCGAGATCCACTCGATCATCGGTCCGAACGGGGCCGGCAAAACGGTGATGATGAATTGCATCAACGGCCTGTACCGTCCTCAGAAAGGGAACATCTATCTGAAAGGCGAACGGATCAACGATCTCAAACCCCACCAGCGTGCCGCCCTGGGACTCTCGCGCACCTTCCAGAAGATCGAGCTTTTCGGAGGGATGACCGTTCTCGACAATATCCGCCTCGGCCGGCACATCCATTTGAAATCGGGCATTCTCAGCGGTTCGGTCTACCTCGGCAAGACGAAGAGAGAGGAGTTGGAGAACAGGCAATTCATCGAAGAGGAAATCATCGATCTGCTCGAGATCGAGAGCATTCGTGACAAAACTGTTCATATGCTGCCTTACGGTCTGCAAAAACGGGTGGAGCTGGGTCGGGCCCTCGCGCTCAACCCGGAGCTGCTCCTGCTGGACGAACCCCTGGCGGGTCTGAACCTCGAAGAAGTGGAGGACATGGCCCGCTTCATCCTGGATATCAACGAAGAAAAGCGCTGGAAGATCACCTGCATCCTGGTGGAGCACGACATGGGAGTCGTCATGGACATCTCTCACAATGTGTTCGTGTTGAACTTCGGCAATCAGATCACGGACGGTCCGCCTGAGAAGGTGCAGAAGAATCCCGAGGTCGTCAAAGCATATCTGGGTGAAGAGGACCTGTATTCCACACGGAGGTAG
- a CDS encoding Deoxyguanosinetriphosphate triphosphohydrolase: protein MRSSERLLHIRRALDEAERKRFSRWACLSSEAVRRRPDEDTLLGHRQFFSVDTDRILHSLAYSRYXDKTQVFYLVKNDHITHRVLHVQLVSKIARTIGRLLRLNEDLIEAIALGHDIGHAPFGHDGEAFLSELCEAHGIGTFQHSLQSVRFLQSIERKGRGWNLTLQVLDGIFCHNGELHTNALEPLTGKSFERLDEEMQLKRMDPKRDIWPMTLEGCVVRLADTISYIGRDIEDAIRLGLIRREDLPGACVHILGNTNGTIVYTLVEDLAAHSLDQSFIRFSEAVGEALQRLKAFNHEAIYQNPLVKEQTPKIKIMFELMFDRYLRDLEEGNETSEIHRAYLEGMSSEYREKTPPAGIVRDFLAGMTDEYFLAQCRKNFFPEVRMGFL from the coding sequence TTGAGATCGAGCGAACGTCTGCTGCATATACGCAGGGCCTTGGACGAGGCCGAGAGGAAAAGGTTTTCGCGCTGGGCCTGCCTCAGTTCGGAGGCGGTGAGGAGGCGCCCCGATGAAGATACCCTGCTCGGGCATCGTCAGTTTTTTTCGGTCGATACGGATCGAATCCTTCATTCGCTGGCTTACTCGCGATACATNGACAAGACCCAGGTCTTTTATCTGGTCAAGAACGACCACATAACCCACCGGGTGCTCCATGTCCAGCTGGTATCGAAGATTGCGCGCACCATCGGGCGTCTCCTCCGTTTGAACGAGGACTTGATCGAGGCCATCGCCCTCGGGCATGACATCGGGCATGCGCCTTTCGGACACGATGGGGAGGCGTTTTTGTCCGAGCTATGCGAGGCGCATGGCATAGGCACTTTTCAACACAGCCTGCAAAGCGTGCGGTTTCTGCAGAGCATCGAGCGGAAGGGGCGGGGCTGGAATTTGACCCTGCAGGTGCTGGACGGCATTTTCTGCCACAACGGGGAACTGCACACCAACGCACTGGAACCGTTGACAGGCAAGAGCTTCGAGCGGTTGGACGAGGAGATGCAGCTCAAACGCATGGACCCGAAGCGGGATATCTGGCCGATGACCCTCGAGGGCTGTGTCGTGCGGCTGGCGGATACCATCAGCTACATCGGCAGGGACATCGAGGACGCCATCCGGCTCGGACTGATCCGACGGGAGGACCTGCCGGGCGCCTGCGTACATATCCTTGGAAACACCAATGGAACCATCGTTTACACCCTGGTCGAAGACCTGGCGGCGCACAGCCTCGACCAGTCTTTCATCCGCTTCAGCGAGGCGGTGGGGGAGGCGCTGCAGCGCCTGAAGGCCTTCAACCACGAAGCGATCTACCAGAATCCGCTCGTCAAGGAGCAGACGCCGAAGATAAAGATCATGTTCGAATTGATGTTCGATCGATATCTTCGGGACCTGGAAGAGGGCAACGAGACATCGGAGATCCATCGTGCCTATCTGGAGGGGATGTCATCCGAATACCGGGAGAAGACGCCTCCGGCCGGCATCGTCCGTGATTTTCTCGCNGGCATGACAGATGAGTATTTTTTAGCGCAGTGCAGGAAAAACTTCTTCCCAGAGGTAAGAATGGGCTTTTTATAA
- a CDS encoding hypothetical protein (Evidence 5 : Unknown function) → MAPVKSEKDLKTVFKEALKEKEIKWTERLLRWRYEKEGKQVPEEASLRERAGEVAANAREVVSKRGKRVFEEFRKAIKP, encoded by the coding sequence ATGGCACCGGTCAAGAGCGAGAAGGATCTGAAAACGGTTTTCAAGGAGGCCTTGAAGGAGAAAGAGATCAAATGGACGGAACGGTTGCTTCGCTGGCGTTACGAGAAGGAGGGCAAACAGGTGCCTGAGGAGGCTTCCCTCCGGGAGCGGGCGGGAGAGGTCGCCGCCAACGCCCGCGAGGTGGTTTCGAAGCGCGGCAAACGGGTCTTCGAGGAGTTCCGGAAAGCGATCAAACCTTGA
- the rpsB gene encoding 30S ribosomal subunit protein S2 (Evidence 2a : Function from experimental evidences in other organisms; PubMedId : 10094780, 12244297, 12809609, 1575737, 6272196, 7023985, 7556101, 9298646, 9716382; Product type s : structure): protein MAIVNMKELLEAGVHFGHQTRRWNPKMKPYIFGARNGIHIIDLQKTVRLFKTTYEFVTRTVAEGYSVLFVGTKKQAHDSIIEESERCGMFNVVNRWLGGTLTNFQTITKSIARLKELEAMKRDGSINRYTKKEALQMEKELAKLEKNLGGIKDMDDLPGAVFIVDPKKERIAVKEARKLGIPVVAIADTNCDPDEIDFIIPGNDDAIRAIRLICSKIADACIEGHRIAEERLKAEAEAQQSEEGAVEEAEKPESEAGPEVIVIPKREETSATEPPAAAE, encoded by the coding sequence ATGGCTATCGTCAACATGAAGGAACTGCTGGAAGCCGGGGTGCACTTCGGGCACCAGACCAGGCGCTGGAACCCCAAAATGAAGCCCTACATCTTCGGGGCGCGCAATGGAATCCACATTATCGACCTGCAGAAGACCGTCCGGCTCTTCAAGACCACCTATGAGTTCGTTACGCGGACCGTGGCCGAGGGATATTCCGTCCTTTTCGTCGGCACGAAGAAGCAGGCCCATGACTCCATCATCGAAGAGAGCGAACGGTGCGGGATGTTCAACGTCGTCAACCGGTGGCTCGGCGGCACCTTGACCAATTTTCAGACGATCACGAAAAGCATCGCCCGGCTCAAAGAACTGGAGGCCATGAAGCGGGACGGTTCGATCAACCGGTACACCAAAAAAGAGGCCCTCCAGATGGAGAAAGAGCTCGCAAAGCTCGAGAAAAACCTCGGCGGCATCAAGGATATGGATGATCTGCCCGGGGCCGTGTTCATCGTGGACCCCAAGAAGGAGCGGATTGCCGTCAAAGAGGCCCGCAAGCTGGGCATCCCCGTAGTCGCCATCGCCGACACGAATTGTGATCCGGATGAGATCGATTTCATCATCCCGGGCAACGACGACGCTATCCGTGCCATCCGCCTCATCTGCTCCAAGATTGCGGACGCCTGCATCGAAGGACACCGGATCGCCGAGGAGCGATTGAAGGCCGAAGCAGAGGCGCAGCAAAGCGAAGAAGGGGCGGTCGAGGAAGCGGAAAAACCGGAAAGCGAAGCGGGGCCCGAGGTTATCGTCATCCCGAAACGGGAAGAAACATCCGCAACCGAGCCCCCCGCAGCAGCGGAATAA
- the tsf gene encoding Elongation factor Ts codes for MEITASMVKDLREKTGVGMMDCKTALKECNGDMEKAVDYLRKKGIATAQKRGGRATSAGQVQAYIHGGGKIGVLVEVNCETDFTGKTDDFSEFVKDVAMQIAATNPVAIDREHVPADLLAREKEIYATQAKESGKPEKVIEKIVEGKLAKFYSEACLLEQPFVKNTDLKIQDVLNELMAKTGENILIRRFSRFQLGEADE; via the coding sequence TTGGAAATTACAGCATCGATGGTCAAGGATTTACGGGAGAAGACCGGCGTCGGCATGATGGACTGCAAAACGGCGCTGAAGGAGTGCAACGGCGACATGGAAAAGGCCGTCGATTACCTGCGCAAGAAGGGAATCGCTACGGCGCAGAAGCGGGGCGGTCGGGCGACGTCCGCCGGCCAGGTCCAGGCCTATATCCACGGAGGCGGAAAAATCGGCGTCCTCGTCGAGGTCAATTGCGAAACCGATTTCACCGGTAAGACGGATGACTTCTCCGAGTTCGTCAAAGACGTCGCCATGCAGATCGCCGCCACCAATCCGGTCGCCATCGACAGGGAGCATGTCCCTGCGGACCTCCTGGCCCGGGAAAAGGAGATCTACGCCACCCAGGCCAAAGAATCCGGCAAACCGGAAAAAGTGATCGAAAAGATCGTGGAAGGCAAACTGGCCAAATTCTATTCCGAGGCCTGCCTGCTGGAACAGCCGTTCGTCAAGAACACCGACCTGAAGATCCAGGACGTCCTGAACGAATTGATGGCCAAGACCGGCGAGAACATCCTCATCAGGCGCTTCAGCCGTTTCCAGCTGGGTGAAGCGGATGAGTAA
- the pyrH gene encoding uridylate kinase (Evidence 2a : Function from experimental evidences in other organisms; PubMedId : 1447125, 169229, 7711027, 9457846, 9677289; Product type e : enzyme), whose amino-acid sequence MSNPFPQVKRILLKLSGEALMGDDPYGIDAPVLQTVADEIAAIGRLGIQLGIVVGGGNIFRGLKAGQLNIGRVAADHMGMLATVINTIALAEALRAQGCEARILSAIQMESITEPFSRERAVGYLEGGAIVHFCAGTGNPFFTTDTAATIRALEIDADVLLKATKVDGVYDADPVIHPEARFFGCLTHREVLEKNLRVMDMTAISLAMERGLQIAVFNLRKPGNIERFIRGEPVGTLITGEKT is encoded by the coding sequence ATGAGTAACCCCTTTCCCCAGGTCAAACGCATCCTGCTCAAACTGAGCGGCGAGGCTTTGATGGGGGATGACCCTTACGGCATCGACGCCCCGGTCCTGCAGACCGTCGCAGATGAGATCGCGGCGATCGGCCGGCTGGGGATCCAACTGGGGATCGTCGTCGGAGGGGGCAACATATTCAGAGGTCTGAAGGCCGGCCAGCTCAACATCGGACGGGTCGCCGCCGACCATATGGGCATGCTCGCCACCGTCATCAATACGATCGCACTGGCCGAGGCACTGAGGGCGCAGGGCTGCGAGGCCCGGATCCTCAGTGCCATCCAGATGGAGAGCATCACCGAGCCCTTCAGCCGTGAGCGGGCGGTGGGTTACCTCGAAGGGGGAGCCATCGTCCATTTCTGCGCGGGAACCGGCAACCCGTTTTTCACCACGGATACGGCGGCCACGATAAGGGCCCTGGAAATCGATGCCGACGTCCTCCTCAAGGCAACCAAGGTGGACGGGGTCTATGACGCCGATCCGGTCATCCACCCCGAGGCGAGATTTTTCGGGTGCCTGACCCACCGTGAGGTCCTGGAAAAAAATCTGAGGGTCATGGATATGACGGCGATATCCCTCGCCATGGAACGCGGGCTCCAGATCGCCGTCTTCAATCTGCGCAAGCCCGGCAACATAGAGCGGTTCATCCGGGGAGAGCCCGTCGGCACGCTCATCACAGGAGAGAAGACATGA
- the frr gene encoding ribosome recycling factor (Evidence 2a : Function from experimental evidences in other organisms; PubMedId : 1447125, 8183897, 9298646; Product type f : factor) has protein sequence MIDEILAELRQKMNKSVESLQKDFKRIRTGRASSALLEGIKVDCYETQMPLDQVASISIPESRLITIQPWDKSIMPSIEKAILKSELGLTPLNDGKLIRISIPPLTEERRKELAKLARKMSEESKIAIRNQRREANDLLKEMKNEKEISEDEMYRAQEQVQKVTDEFISAVDDVTSAKEKEIMEF, from the coding sequence ATGATCGATGAAATCCTTGCCGAACTCCGGCAGAAAATGAACAAGTCCGTCGAATCGCTCCAGAAGGATTTCAAACGCATCCGCACGGGGCGTGCATCCAGCGCCCTGCTCGAAGGGATCAAGGTAGACTGCTACGAGACCCAGATGCCGCTCGATCAAGTGGCATCCATTTCGATACCGGAAAGCCGTCTCATCACTATTCAGCCCTGGGACAAATCGATCATGCCCAGCATCGAAAAGGCCATTCTCAAATCGGAATTGGGCCTGACGCCTTTGAACGACGGCAAGCTCATCCGGATCTCCATCCCCCCGCTGACCGAGGAAAGACGAAAAGAACTGGCCAAACTGGCGCGCAAGATGTCGGAAGAGAGCAAGATTGCGATCCGCAATCAACGGCGCGAGGCCAATGACTTGTTGAAGGAGATGAAGAACGAGAAGGAGATCTCCGAAGATGAGATGTACCGGGCCCAGGAGCAGGTCCAGAAGGTGACCGATGAATTCATCAGCGCCGTCGATGACGTCACCTCCGCCAAGGAAAAGGAGATCATGGAATTCTAG